The following proteins are encoded in a genomic region of Arachis stenosperma cultivar V10309 chromosome 4, arast.V10309.gnm1.PFL2, whole genome shotgun sequence:
- the LOC130975209 gene encoding uncharacterized protein LOC130975209 — translation MGEDIDRIISAEIPNEVNDLLYYEAMEKHMMHCPCGSIRKDSPCMENGQCMRHFPKRFVATTIDEDGYPVYRHRDDGKIITKSGVELNNRYVVPHNRKLLLKYGAHINVEWCNQSRSIKYLFKYVNKGHDRVTALFYRSAISDTNNDQCDEISMYYDCRNPSVVRLGFHLPGEQPVIFKDDENLDDVVRKESVKESMFLGWFEFDANYEWGNNKLISDELRYDKQILTAEHEVCGSSIDGIDNIKIPDDILIHDWDDPISSMCKATYPELFCGSSCVSHVKDKAILVPTLQLVDEINNYMMSLNPSKARTYYSSDTVSESETNNDILASIHTPEFLNTIRCSGVPNHEITVKVGTPLMLLRNIDH, via the exons ATGGGAGAAGACATAGACCGGATCATAAGTGCTGAGATACCTAACGAGGTCAACGATCTACTATATTACGAAGCAATGGAAAAGCACATGATGCATTGTCCATGTGGTAGTATTAGGAAAGATTCACCATGCATGGAAAATGGTCAATGCATGAGGCACTTTCCTAAGAGGTTTGTTGCGACTACTATTGATGAAGACGGTTATCCGGTTTATAGGCACAGGGATGATGGCAAAATAATAACCAAATCAGGTGTGGAACTTAACAATCGATATGTCGTGCCTCACAATAGGAAGTTATTATTGAAATATGGTGCTCACATAAATGTTGAATGGTGTAACCAGTCAAGATCGATTAAGTATCTATTTAAATACGTCAATAAAGGCCATGACCGTGTAACAGCTTTATTTTACAGAAGTGCTATAAGTGATACGAATAATGATCAGTGTGATGAAATTAGTATGTATTATGATTGTAG GAACCCTTCTGTGGTAAGGCTAGGCTTTCACCTTCCTGGTGAACAACCAGTGATATTCAAGGACGATGAAAACCTGGATGACGTTGTTAGGAAAGAGTCTGTGAAAGAATCCATGTTCTTAGGATGGTTCGAG TTTGATGCAAATTATGAATGGGGAAACAATAAGTTGATTTCTGATGAGCTTCGGTACGATAAACAAATTTTGACTGCTGAACATGAAGT atgTGGATCATCTATAGATGGTATTGATAACATAAAGATCCCAGATGATATATTGATACATGATTGGGATGATCCTATTAGTTCGATGTGTAAAGCAACTTACCCTGAATTATTTTGCGGTTCAAGTTGTGTTTCACATGTAAAAGACAAAGCCATCCTCGTACCGACACTACAATTGGTggatgaaataaataattatatgatGAGTTTGAACCCATCCAAAGCTCGGACTTATTATAGTTCTGATACAGTTTCTGAATCTGAAACAAATAATGATATTTTGGCATCAATTCACACACCAGAGTTCCTAAACACTATTAGATGCTCAGGAGTACCAAACCATGAGATAACTGTTAAGGTAGGGACACCACTCATGTTACTAAGAAACATAGATCACTGA